The Populus trichocarpa isolate Nisqually-1 chromosome 2, P.trichocarpa_v4.1, whole genome shotgun sequence genome has a window encoding:
- the LOC7497217 gene encoding protein BPS1, chloroplastic, translated as MSRPQEPHRPFFPFGNPFRMLSSKGSQLSPRLLSLLNAFEDALAARLRKLNPKDKYDVLSLAWMKLAMESLCETHTDIKTLTTELDLPVTDWDEKWIDVYLDISVKLLDICVAFSSELLRLNQGHLMLQCALHNLESNTSEKLVRARSSIDSWRQHIGSKNPRLENCKSILDGLVDSLSLPKVKNSAKGKVLMQAMYGVKIHTVFVCSVLATVFSGNSKNLLDLDVANTTMWVQAFSDLQTNVNGGIRDIFSQRKFTALKELDEVDTAVKNLYPMIQDGTRPIEAEAFSNSFSDLGRRAEKLSQGLDFLTKVVDGFFKIVLSGRDALLCNLRVSDTVADPFPGSNGEQFVR; from the coding sequence atgagTCGACCACAAGAGCCACACCGCCCTTTCTTCCCATTCGGAAATCCTTTCAGGATGCTATCTTCAAAGGGTTCTCAACTGTCCCCAAGACTTCTTTCTCTATTAAATGCTTTTGAGGATGCTTTGGCAGCAAGGTTGCGGAAACTTAATCCTAAAGACAAGTATGATGTTCTTAGCTTGGCATGGATGAAATTGGCAATGGAGTCACTCTGTGAGACTCATACTGACATAAAAACCCTCACCACCGAACTTGATCTCCCTGTGACTGACTGGGATGAGAAGTGGATAGATGTGTACTTGGACATCAGTGTGAAATTGCTTGATATTTGTGTTGCTTTTAGTTCTGAGCTCTTGCGCCTGAACCAAGGTCATCTCATGCTTCAATGTGCCCTGCATAATTTGGAGTCCAACACTTCAGAGAAGCTTGTGCGGGCACGTTCTTCTATAGATAGCTGGAGACAGCACATTGGCTCAAAGAACCCTAGACTGGAAAACTGTAAATCCATCCTGGATGGTCTTGTGGATTCACTGAGTCTGCCAAAGGTTAAGAACTCAGCCAAAGGAAAGGTGTTGATGCAAGCTATGTATGGAGTTAAGATACATACAGTGTTTGTATGTAGTGTCTTAGCTACTGTGTTTTCAGGTAATTCAAAGAATCTGTTAGATTTGGATGTTGCCAACACAACAATGTGGGTGCAAGCTTTTTCTGATTTGCAAACTAATGTAAATGGAGGAATTAGAGATATATTTTCTCAAAGGAAATTTACTGCCTTGAAAGAATTAGATGAAGTTGATACTGCTGTGAAGAATTTATATCCCATGATCCAAGATGGTACGAGGCCTATTGAAGCTGAAGCAttcagtaattctttttcagatTTGGGGAGGAGAGCAGAAAAACTTTCCCAAGGGCTAGATTTTCTTACTAAGGTAGTAGATggctttttcaaaatagttttaagTGGGCGTGATGCTTTGCTTTGTAACTTGAGAGTGTCTGATACTGTTGCTGACCCATTCCCAGGGAGCAATGGGGAACAGTTTGTAAGATAG